The following are encoded together in the Arthrobacter sp. Y-9 genome:
- a CDS encoding cytochrome c, giving the protein MKALSLKRRHPLAAIALLLLGLLFTGGLYAAASTANQAKAETQSYSASDAAEGKKLFVANCSTCHGMGAAGTKDGPSLVGVGAAAVDFQVGTGRMPMQMNGPQAQIKPKQFNEDQTRQLAAYVASLAPGPSVPDAHILDEKGDAAKGGELFRVNCAMCHNAAAAGGALTRGKFAPTLHGVESKHIYEAMVTGPQNMPVFSDANISPEGKRDIITFLKTIENNPSPGGADLGALGPVSEGLFVWTAGLAVIIGFTIWLTSRSS; this is encoded by the coding sequence GTGAAGGCACTCTCCCTGAAGCGACGTCATCCGCTCGCGGCAATCGCCTTGCTGTTGTTGGGTCTGCTCTTCACCGGTGGCCTCTACGCGGCGGCTTCCACGGCCAACCAGGCCAAGGCCGAGACCCAGAGCTACAGCGCCAGCGATGCCGCTGAAGGCAAGAAGCTGTTCGTGGCCAACTGCTCCACCTGTCACGGGATGGGCGCGGCCGGCACCAAGGACGGTCCGTCCCTGGTCGGCGTCGGCGCCGCCGCGGTCGACTTCCAGGTCGGCACCGGTCGCATGCCCATGCAGATGAACGGCCCGCAGGCGCAGATCAAGCCGAAGCAGTTCAACGAGGACCAGACCCGCCAGCTGGCCGCCTACGTGGCGTCCCTGGCTCCGGGCCCGAGCGTTCCGGACGCGCACATCCTGGATGAGAAGGGTGATGCCGCCAAGGGTGGCGAGCTCTTCCGCGTCAACTGCGCCATGTGCCACAACGCCGCCGCCGCCGGTGGTGCGCTGACCCGGGGCAAGTTCGCTCCGACCCTGCACGGTGTTGAAAGCAAGCACATCTACGAGGCCATGGTCACCGGCCCGCAGAACATGCCTGTCTTCAGTGACGCGAACATCTCCCCGGAGGGCAAGCGCGACATCATCACCTTCCTGAAGACCATCGAGAACAACCCGTCCCCGGGTGGCGCCGACCTCGGCGCACTGGGTCCGGTCTCCGAGGGCCTCTTCGTGTGGACTGCAGGTCTGGCCGTGATCATCGGCTTCACCATCTGGCTGACCTCGCGCAGCAGCTGA
- a CDS encoding heme-copper oxidase subunit III encodes MVSVGTVVWLSSELMFFAGLFAMYFTLRSTSGELWAEETAKLNFPFALVNTIVLVLSSFTCQMGVFAAERLQPRRTGGVFQFTRWGMNEWFILTFLMGAFFVAGQATEYAMLTSEHVTLNANAYGSAFYMTTGFHGLHVIGGLIAFLFILGRSYAAKKFGHFEATSAIVTSYYWHFVDVVWIGLFLVIYVLK; translated from the coding sequence ATGGTTTCCGTTGGGACCGTGGTGTGGCTGTCCAGCGAGCTGATGTTCTTCGCCGGCCTTTTTGCCATGTACTTCACCCTGCGCTCCACCTCCGGTGAGCTCTGGGCCGAAGAGACTGCGAAGCTGAACTTCCCCTTCGCCCTGGTGAACACCATTGTTCTGGTGCTCTCCTCCTTCACCTGCCAGATGGGCGTCTTCGCCGCAGAGCGTCTGCAGCCCCGCCGCACCGGTGGCGTCTTCCAGTTCACCCGCTGGGGGATGAACGAATGGTTCATCCTGACGTTCCTCATGGGTGCCTTCTTCGTGGCCGGTCAGGCCACCGAGTACGCGATGCTGACCAGCGAGCACGTGACCCTGAACGCCAACGCCTACGGCTCGGCCTTCTACATGACCACGGGCTTCCACGGCCTGCACGTCATCGGCGGCCTCATCGCGTTCCTGTTCATCCTCGGGCGTTCGTACGCGGCCAAGAAGTTCGGCCACTTTGAAGCGACCTCGGCGATCGTGACCTCTTACTACTGGCACTTCGTCGACGTCGTGTGGATCGGCCTCTTCCTGGTCATCTACGTCCTGAAGTGA
- the trpD gene encoding anthranilate phosphoribosyltransferase, with translation MSNDVQTPRVPWTWPLLISALVRGEDLPSEATAWAMAEVMDGAANPAQLAGFLVGLRAKGETVEEIDGLAGTMLARAERIAVPGETLDIVGTGGDGLDTVNISTMSSLVVVGAGRTVVKHGNRGASTKAGSADVIEALGVRLDLPAQRVAEIATEVGITLCFAQVFHPSFRHAGGVRRDLGIPTAFNVLGPLTNPAGVTAQALGVANERMAPLMAGVLARRGTRALVFRGDDGRDKITTSGLSTVWEVRDGDIQVHRLDPRDFGIELVPVEALKGSDADSNADLVRRFLAGEKGPVRDAVVLNAAAGLVAADADHDAPLKERLRNAQLVAERSIDSGAAADVLERWVQATRR, from the coding sequence GTGAGTAACGACGTTCAGACCCCGCGAGTTCCCTGGACCTGGCCGCTCCTGATCAGCGCGCTCGTCCGCGGTGAAGATCTGCCGTCCGAAGCCACGGCCTGGGCCATGGCTGAGGTCATGGATGGTGCGGCGAACCCTGCGCAGCTCGCCGGATTCCTGGTGGGTCTGCGAGCCAAGGGTGAAACCGTCGAGGAGATCGACGGCCTCGCCGGCACCATGCTCGCTCGCGCCGAGCGCATCGCCGTTCCCGGGGAGACCCTGGACATCGTGGGCACGGGTGGAGACGGACTGGACACCGTGAACATCTCCACCATGTCCTCTCTCGTGGTCGTGGGCGCCGGGCGCACCGTGGTGAAGCACGGCAACCGTGGCGCCTCGACCAAGGCCGGGTCCGCCGACGTGATCGAAGCGCTGGGGGTCCGACTGGACCTTCCGGCGCAGCGGGTCGCCGAGATCGCCACCGAGGTCGGGATCACCCTCTGCTTCGCCCAGGTCTTCCACCCCTCCTTCCGGCATGCCGGCGGGGTGCGCCGCGACCTCGGCATCCCGACGGCCTTCAACGTCCTCGGGCCGCTGACCAATCCGGCGGGCGTGACCGCACAGGCTCTCGGCGTGGCGAACGAGCGGATGGCGCCCCTGATGGCCGGCGTGCTTGCCCGGCGTGGCACCCGCGCGCTCGTGTTCCGCGGTGACGACGGCCGCGACAAGATCACCACCTCGGGCCTGTCGACCGTCTGGGAGGTCCGCGACGGCGACATCCAGGTTCATCGGCTGGATCCCCGTGACTTCGGGATCGAGCTGGTTCCAGTCGAGGCGCTCAAGGGGTCCGACGCGGACAGCAATGCCGACCTGGTGCGCCGCTTCCTGGCGGGTGAGAAGGGGCCGGTGCGTGACGCCGTCGTGCTCAATGCGGCCGCCGGCCTGGTCGCGGCAGACGCCGACCACGATGCTCCCCTGAAGGAACGGCTGAGGAACGCCCAGCTGGTGGCCGAGAGGTCGATCGACTCCGGCGCGGCCGCCGACGTGCTGGAACGTTGGGTGCAGGCCACCCGGCGCTGA
- a CDS encoding metalloregulator ArsR/SmtB family transcription factor, with protein METLTHAPVLARFGYAVSDTTRARILLALAEAPAYPSDLAEVLGVTRQSMSNHLACLRGCGLVVSVPDGRRSRYELADQRLGHALRDLLGVVLAVDPECCAPDGTCVA; from the coding sequence ATGGAGACCTTGACGCACGCCCCGGTCCTGGCGCGATTTGGATACGCCGTTTCGGATACTACGAGGGCCCGGATTCTGCTGGCTCTGGCCGAAGCCCCGGCTTACCCTTCGGATCTGGCCGAGGTGCTCGGCGTGACGCGGCAGAGCATGTCGAATCATCTGGCGTGCTTGCGAGGCTGCGGTCTGGTCGTCTCGGTCCCTGACGGTCGTCGGAGCCGGTATGAACTCGCGGATCAACGTTTGGGGCATGCGCTGCGGGATTTGCTCGGGGTGGTTCTGGCCGTGGATCCGGAGTGCTGCGCGCCCGACGGGACGTGTGTCGCATGA
- a CDS encoding cation transporter: protein MSALVSLSPDRRLVLMRRIRLFAAATITYNVIEAVVALWAGGVADSSALIGFGLDSVIEVSSAVALSWQFSAKDPERRERLTLRLIALSFFALALFVTVDSIRSLLGGGEAQHSPVGIVIAALSLAIMPVLSWLQRRAGRELGSRTAVADSHQTLLCTYLSAVLLAGLLLNSLFGWWWADAGAALIIAGIAVKEGLNAWKGDVCCTVPGASTGGEGDDCCAPAKEADLSANAQTMMGHGCSCCTPESTGEPSRTTFSLTHKPHS, encoded by the coding sequence ATGAGTGCCCTGGTCTCACTTAGCCCGGATCGCCGCTTGGTGTTGATGCGTAGGATCCGCCTGTTCGCCGCGGCCACCATCACCTATAACGTCATCGAGGCGGTGGTGGCGCTCTGGGCCGGGGGCGTGGCTGATTCTTCGGCGCTGATCGGGTTCGGCCTGGACTCGGTGATCGAGGTCAGTTCCGCCGTTGCACTGTCCTGGCAGTTCTCGGCCAAGGACCCCGAACGGCGAGAGCGCCTGACGCTACGCCTGATCGCCCTGTCCTTCTTCGCTCTGGCATTGTTCGTGACGGTTGATTCGATCCGTTCGCTTCTGGGAGGCGGGGAGGCTCAGCACTCGCCCGTCGGGATCGTGATCGCGGCGTTGAGTCTGGCCATCATGCCGGTCCTGTCCTGGCTGCAACGCCGTGCTGGCCGGGAACTCGGGTCCCGGACCGCGGTCGCTGATTCCCATCAGACCCTGCTGTGCACCTACCTCTCCGCGGTCCTCTTGGCAGGGCTACTGCTGAACAGCCTGTTCGGTTGGTGGTGGGCCGATGCCGGGGCGGCACTGATCATCGCCGGCATCGCAGTCAAGGAAGGCCTCAACGCCTGGAAAGGTGATGTCTGCTGCACCGTTCCCGGCGCGTCGACCGGCGGCGAGGGCGATGACTGCTGCGCCCCCGCCAAGGAAGCCGATCTCTCCGCCAACGCGCAGACGATGATGGGGCACGGGTGCTCCTGCTGCACCCCGGAATCGACGGGCGAGCCTTCCCGCACCACGTTCTCACTCACCCACAAGCCCCATAGCTAG
- a CDS encoding IS3 family transposase, which yields MFSLKAEYPLPELLKAAGLARSTYFYHQARMARPDPQAELKVAIREAFEQARGRYGHRRIHTMLSRQGWVVAKKTVLVLMRQLRLRCKVRKRRLYNSYQGSVGKVAPNVLERDFTAEAPGQKWVTDVTEFNLPDGRLYLSPVIDLFDRSVIAFTTGTSPTLDLTNDSLRAALKARRGDQELIVHSDQGTNHQHQSWGRLLAKAGATQSMSRKGNCLDNAVAENFFGHIKAEMFHGEKFASREELAGEIREYIYWYNHERISTALKGLSPAQYRAQALQGGCDGLL from the coding sequence GTGTTCTCTCTCAAGGCCGAATATCCCCTGCCTGAGCTCCTGAAGGCGGCTGGTCTGGCTCGGTCCACGTACTTCTATCATCAGGCCCGCATGGCACGCCCTGACCCGCAGGCCGAGCTCAAAGTTGCTATCAGGGAAGCTTTTGAGCAGGCTCGGGGCCGTTACGGGCACCGGCGTATCCATACGATGCTGAGCCGTCAGGGCTGGGTAGTGGCGAAGAAGACCGTGCTGGTGCTGATGAGACAGCTACGCTTGCGCTGCAAGGTCCGCAAACGGCGGCTCTACAACTCCTACCAAGGCTCAGTTGGCAAGGTTGCGCCCAACGTCCTCGAGCGCGACTTCACCGCTGAGGCGCCGGGTCAGAAATGGGTCACTGACGTGACCGAGTTCAACCTCCCCGACGGCAGGCTCTACCTCTCACCGGTCATCGACTTGTTTGACCGCTCCGTGATCGCATTCACCACCGGCACCTCACCCACCCTGGACCTGACGAACGATTCCCTCCGAGCCGCCCTGAAAGCCCGGAGGGGAGACCAGGAACTCATCGTGCACTCCGACCAGGGCACGAACCACCAACACCAGTCATGGGGCCGTCTCCTGGCCAAGGCCGGGGCAACACAATCAATGTCCCGCAAGGGCAACTGCCTGGACAACGCCGTGGCGGAGAACTTCTTCGGCCACATCAAGGCCGAAATGTTCCACGGCGAGAAGTTCGCCAGTCGGGAAGAGCTCGCCGGCGAGATTCGTGAGTACATCTACTGGTACAACCACGAACGCATCTCTACAGCGCTGAAGGGCCTGAGCCCGGCACAATACCGGGCCCAGGCCCTTCAAGGTGGCTGTGACGGTTTGCTCTGA
- a CDS encoding Lrp/AsnC ligand binding domain-containing protein gives MITAFVHIKTDTSSIPESAQQIAAIEGISEVYSVTGDWDLIAIAKVGKHEDLADVIADRLSKVPAVVHTTTHIAFRSYSKEDLDEAFSMGFDG, from the coding sequence GTGATCACCGCATTCGTCCACATCAAGACGGACACCTCCTCCATCCCGGAATCCGCGCAGCAGATCGCGGCCATCGAGGGCATCTCCGAGGTCTACTCGGTCACCGGCGACTGGGACCTGATCGCCATCGCGAAGGTCGGCAAGCACGAGGACCTGGCGGATGTCATCGCCGACCGTCTCTCCAAGGTTCCCGCCGTCGTCCACACGACGACCCACATCGCCTTCCGTTCGTATTCCAAGGAGGACCTCGACGAGGCCTTCTCCATGGGCTTCGACGGCTGA
- a CDS encoding DUF3054 domain-containing protein, with protein MNSPSKSILTAAIVLDVVLILVFAGIGRDAHHRDQGVLGVFVTAWPFLAGALIGWLAGRVWRAPLRLWSAGVSVWLGSLIGGMILRALTGQVVVLPFIIVATLFLALVLLGWRAIWLLAVRVGSKRRAL; from the coding sequence ATGAACTCCCCCAGCAAATCCATCCTGACCGCAGCGATCGTCCTGGACGTCGTACTGATCCTCGTGTTCGCAGGGATCGGTCGCGACGCCCACCACCGTGATCAAGGCGTTCTGGGAGTCTTCGTCACCGCCTGGCCGTTCCTGGCCGGCGCGCTGATCGGCTGGCTCGCCGGCCGCGTCTGGCGCGCGCCGCTCCGTCTGTGGTCCGCGGGCGTCTCCGTCTGGCTGGGCTCCCTCATCGGCGGCATGATCCTGCGCGCTCTCACCGGTCAGGTGGTGGTGCTCCCGTTCATCATCGTGGCCACCCTGTTCCTGGCGCTGGTCCTGCTCGGCTGGCGTGCCATCTGGCTCCTGGCGGTGCGCGTGGGTTCAAAGCGCCGGGCCCTGTAA
- the rlmC gene encoding 23S rRNA (uracil(747)-C(5))-methyltransferase RlmC gives MQCDYFDAGTCRSCTEMGVPYPTQVQRKEQHLRRQLSAFSDIDWLPSFAAAEAGFRNKAKMVVSGDPGAPTLGILDTDGLGVDLRACGLCSPGLTSAFPVLADFISATGLTPYDVPRRQGELKYLLLTESPDGELMVRFVLRSTRQLAQLRDALPRLQAALPAAVVVSANIHPEHKATLEGEEEIILTAQESLPMRLDALTLHLRTRSFFQTNTAVARELYRQGTAWVDEVDPSTLWDLYCGVGGFALHAARPGRDVTGIEVSAEAVASARLSAAEADLPGMAFLAADATSFVRDATALPEMVIVNPPRRGLGAELASLLEDSGVRHVLYSSCNAVSLAKDLARMPGLSPVKVRLMDMFPQSHHYETMVLLERRAA, from the coding sequence ATGCAGTGTGACTACTTTGACGCCGGGACGTGCCGCTCCTGTACGGAGATGGGGGTGCCGTATCCCACCCAGGTGCAGCGGAAGGAACAGCACCTGCGCCGGCAGCTCAGTGCCTTCTCGGACATCGACTGGCTGCCCTCGTTCGCCGCGGCGGAAGCCGGTTTCCGGAACAAGGCCAAAATGGTGGTCTCCGGCGATCCCGGAGCACCCACCCTGGGCATCCTCGACACCGACGGTCTCGGTGTGGACCTCCGCGCCTGCGGACTGTGCTCCCCCGGCCTGACCTCCGCCTTCCCGGTTCTGGCCGACTTCATCAGCGCCACGGGCCTCACTCCCTACGACGTCCCGCGGCGCCAAGGAGAGTTGAAGTACCTCCTTCTCACGGAATCGCCCGACGGCGAGCTCATGGTCCGGTTCGTGCTCCGCAGCACCCGGCAGCTCGCTCAGCTGCGGGACGCCCTGCCGCGGCTCCAGGCGGCGCTGCCGGCCGCCGTCGTCGTGTCCGCCAACATCCACCCGGAACATAAGGCGACCCTGGAGGGCGAGGAGGAGATCATCCTCACCGCTCAGGAGTCGCTGCCCATGCGTCTGGATGCCCTGACACTGCACCTGCGCACGCGCAGTTTCTTCCAGACCAACACCGCCGTGGCCCGGGAGCTGTACCGGCAGGGCACGGCCTGGGTGGATGAGGTCGACCCTTCAACACTGTGGGACCTCTACTGCGGAGTCGGCGGCTTCGCTCTGCACGCCGCGCGGCCCGGCAGGGACGTCACCGGCATCGAGGTCAGTGCCGAGGCTGTCGCCAGCGCCCGTCTGAGTGCGGCGGAGGCCGATCTTCCCGGCATGGCGTTTCTCGCAGCGGATGCGACCTCGTTCGTCCGGGACGCGACGGCACTTCCGGAGATGGTGATCGTCAATCCGCCCCGGCGCGGACTCGGCGCAGAGCTCGCCTCCCTGCTGGAGGACTCCGGCGTGCGGCACGTCCTCTATTCCAGCTGCAATGCGGTGAGCCTTGCCAAGGACCTCGCCCGGATGCCTGGCCTCTCCCCCGTCAAAGTCCGGCTCATGGACATGTTCCCCCAGAGTCACCACTACGAGACCATGGTGCTGCTCGAACGCCGCGCAGCCTGA
- a CDS encoding GlsB/YeaQ/YmgE family stress response membrane protein translates to MGFVAFLILGLICGAIAKMIMPGDHGGGWVSTLILGVVGALLGGWIGGVVFNVGLAGFWSLQTWILAIVGSAIVLFVFGLFSHSGRGAGHRTSH, encoded by the coding sequence ATGGGCTTTGTGGCATTCCTTATTCTGGGTCTCATCTGCGGTGCGATCGCGAAGATGATCATGCCCGGCGATCACGGCGGAGGGTGGGTCTCCACCCTGATCCTCGGTGTCGTGGGCGCGCTTCTCGGCGGCTGGATCGGCGGCGTCGTCTTCAATGTCGGCCTCGCCGGATTCTGGAGCCTCCAGACGTGGATCCTGGCGATCGTCGGATCCGCGATCGTCCTCTTCGTCTTCGGACTCTTCAGCCACAGCGGCCGCGGCGCAGGACATCGCACCAGTCACTGA
- a CDS encoding penicillin-binding transpeptidase domain-containing protein, which produces MTLVGKSTKTLSVLAASVILLGSLSACDDGKKGAESIAQQLAGGLSGLNVASLRFDGVDGAEADKRLKAIVKGLPGSKPAVKVDSVTVNGEKGTAKLSFDWTLSGAHWSYSTDADLKKSNGEWAAQWSPGLIAPDLKDGEVLETSGQAAPRADILGAGGKVLVTNRPVVNLGVDKSRLNGKDAGAAAEQVARLADVDPGVFAAQVKAAGPQGFVTAITLRADSPEAKALTPEKLAQIPGARTVPGTLPLAPTRGFARAVLGTVGEATAEQVEKSKGRLKAGDVTGLGGLQARYDAQLRGQEGVVVRAQPVAAPEGATPSDPSQEQGRVLFQVEAKAGTPLKTTLDPRLQTLAEDTLKDIAPASAIVALRPSDGAVLAAASGPGSNGYNTAMIGQYAPGSTFKIVDSLAMIRNGMTPDSTVSCTATASVDGRTFKNAPLYPASEVGTIPLREAFAHSCNTAFINARDKVSQAQVSAAAQSLGVGVSSDALNFDGYLGSVPSSAEGTEHAASMIGQGKVLLSPLAAAVMAGSVGKGAPVTPRLVLTSPGAAATPGATASSSPSALATAAPIQNPVTPAESVKLKDLMRAVVTSGHAGFLADVPGAPVGAKTGTAEFGADNPPKTHAWIVATHGDLAVAVFVEDGGLGADTSGPLLKKFLVGAAG; this is translated from the coding sequence ATGACGCTCGTGGGGAAATCAACGAAAACACTCAGTGTCCTGGCCGCTTCCGTCATCCTGCTCGGTTCACTGTCGGCGTGCGACGACGGGAAGAAGGGCGCTGAGTCCATCGCCCAGCAGCTGGCCGGCGGGCTCTCCGGCCTGAATGTCGCCTCCCTTCGGTTCGACGGCGTCGACGGCGCCGAGGCGGACAAGAGGCTGAAGGCCATCGTGAAGGGACTGCCGGGCAGCAAGCCCGCGGTGAAGGTCGATTCCGTCACGGTGAACGGGGAGAAGGGGACCGCCAAGCTCTCCTTCGACTGGACGCTGTCCGGAGCGCACTGGAGCTATTCCACCGATGCCGATTTGAAGAAGAGCAACGGTGAGTGGGCGGCCCAGTGGAGCCCGGGCCTGATCGCACCGGACCTGAAGGACGGCGAGGTCCTGGAGACGTCCGGTCAGGCCGCACCGCGCGCGGACATTCTGGGCGCGGGAGGGAAAGTCCTGGTCACCAACCGGCCGGTGGTGAATCTCGGCGTCGACAAGTCGCGGCTGAACGGCAAGGACGCCGGGGCGGCTGCTGAGCAGGTGGCACGTCTGGCCGATGTGGATCCGGGTGTGTTCGCGGCGCAGGTGAAGGCGGCCGGCCCCCAGGGTTTCGTCACGGCGATCACGCTCCGTGCCGATTCCCCTGAAGCGAAGGCGCTCACCCCGGAGAAACTCGCGCAGATCCCTGGGGCCAGAACCGTCCCGGGAACTCTGCCCCTCGCCCCGACCCGCGGGTTCGCCCGCGCCGTCCTCGGCACCGTCGGAGAGGCAACCGCCGAGCAGGTGGAGAAGTCCAAGGGCCGGCTCAAGGCCGGGGACGTGACCGGTCTCGGCGGTCTGCAGGCCCGCTATGACGCTCAGTTGCGCGGGCAGGAGGGCGTGGTGGTCCGTGCGCAGCCCGTTGCCGCACCAGAGGGCGCGACGCCGAGCGATCCCTCCCAGGAGCAGGGCCGTGTCCTGTTCCAGGTGGAGGCCAAAGCGGGAACGCCCCTTAAGACGACCCTCGACCCCCGCCTTCAGACGTTGGCGGAGGACACCCTCAAGGACATCGCACCCGCCTCGGCGATCGTGGCCCTGCGGCCGTCGGATGGAGCCGTGCTGGCCGCCGCGTCCGGCCCCGGCAGCAACGGCTACAACACCGCCATGATCGGCCAGTACGCTCCGGGCTCGACCTTCAAAATCGTGGACTCGCTGGCGATGATCCGTAACGGGATGACCCCGGACAGCACGGTGTCCTGCACCGCCACTGCTTCCGTGGACGGCCGCACCTTCAAGAACGCTCCACTGTACCCCGCCTCGGAGGTCGGGACGATCCCGTTGCGGGAGGCGTTCGCGCACTCGTGCAACACGGCGTTCATCAACGCGAGGGACAAGGTCTCCCAGGCTCAGGTGAGCGCCGCGGCGCAGTCGCTCGGTGTCGGAGTGTCGTCTGATGCTCTGAACTTCGACGGATACCTGGGCTCGGTGCCCTCGTCGGCAGAAGGCACCGAACATGCCGCGTCCATGATCGGGCAGGGCAAGGTCCTGCTCTCGCCGCTCGCCGCTGCCGTGATGGCGGGGTCGGTGGGCAAGGGCGCGCCGGTGACGCCGCGTCTGGTGCTCACGTCACCGGGGGCTGCCGCCACGCCCGGTGCGACGGCGAGCAGCTCACCGTCCGCGCTTGCGACTGCGGCGCCGATCCAGAACCCGGTGACGCCGGCCGAATCGGTGAAGCTCAAAGATCTCATGCGCGCCGTGGTGACCTCGGGCCATGCCGGGTTCCTGGCGGATGTCCCGGGTGCCCCCGTGGGAGCGAAGACGGGCACCGCCGAGTTCGGCGCCGACAACCCGCCGAAGACGCACGCCTGGATCGTGGCGACGCACGGGGATCTCGCCGTGGCGGTGTTCGTGGAAGACGGCGGGCTGGGCGCCGACACCAGTGGCCCGCTGCTGAAGAAGTTCCTGGTGGGAGCCGCCGGCTAG
- a CDS encoding GNAT family N-acetyltransferase: MNPTPLVLPPADLAPGCTIRKAVRDDLPALVELLHDDMLGQTRERHDDGAYLRGFEAVDADPAQFLAVVEDADGAVVGMMQLSLIPGISRGGRLRLNIEGVRISRSLRGQGVGSAMIGWATEVGRLNSAGLVQLTTDARRTDAQRFYARLGFVASHVGMKLELD, translated from the coding sequence ATGAATCCCACTCCCCTTGTGCTGCCGCCCGCCGATCTCGCCCCAGGATGCACCATCCGCAAGGCCGTCCGTGACGACCTGCCGGCGCTGGTCGAGCTGCTGCATGACGACATGCTGGGCCAGACGCGCGAACGACACGACGACGGCGCCTACCTCCGCGGCTTCGAAGCGGTCGACGCTGATCCGGCACAGTTCCTCGCGGTCGTCGAGGATGCCGACGGCGCCGTGGTCGGAATGATGCAGTTGAGCCTGATCCCGGGGATCTCCCGGGGTGGACGCCTCCGACTCAACATCGAAGGCGTCCGCATTTCCCGCTCGCTGCGGGGACAGGGAGTGGGCTCGGCCATGATCGGCTGGGCGACGGAGGTCGGCCGCCTCAACAGCGCCGGGCTCGTCCAGCTCACGACCGATGCCCGCAGAACGGACGCTCAGCGGTTCTACGCGCGCCTGGGGTTCGTGGCGAGCCACGTGGGCATGAAGCTCGAGCTGGACTGA
- a CDS encoding DUF998 domain-containing protein: protein MTHFLATAATVLFALRLLLFLLLHVSPGGIHPVRDTVSDYAASPARSTRLLAGLASWAAAAAWLSLGAAVLSGAGRADLALGGWLLGLGVLLAVMPFVPTDRSGTSVTTRGRIHLLLAIAWFTLAYSTIGPLGRLIGGPPGAVAALDVLNTFAAISLVALVIALLIRPLRRRLFGLCERLFILAVTVAPLVAAWALAAH from the coding sequence ATGACGCATTTTCTGGCCACCGCGGCAACAGTGCTGTTCGCACTGCGGCTCCTGCTGTTCCTGCTCCTGCACGTCTCTCCCGGCGGAATTCATCCCGTGCGCGACACCGTGAGCGACTATGCGGCCTCACCCGCGCGGAGCACCCGCCTGCTCGCCGGGCTGGCGTCGTGGGCCGCGGCCGCCGCTTGGCTCTCGCTCGGCGCGGCAGTGCTGTCCGGGGCCGGCCGCGCGGACCTCGCACTGGGAGGCTGGCTGCTCGGGCTCGGGGTGCTCTTGGCGGTGATGCCGTTCGTCCCCACCGACCGGTCCGGCACCTCCGTCACGACACGAGGGAGGATCCACCTGCTCCTCGCGATCGCATGGTTCACCCTCGCCTACTCGACCATCGGCCCACTGGGCCGCCTGATCGGCGGCCCGCCGGGCGCCGTCGCGGCGCTTGACGTCCTGAACACGTTTGCCGCGATTTCTCTAGTGGCACTGGTCATCGCCCTGCTGATCCGCCCCTTGCGACGCCGGCTCTTCGGCCTGTGCGAACGACTCTTCATCCTCGCGGTCACTGTCGCTCCGTTGGTGGCAGCCTGGGCACTTGCCGCCCACTGA
- a CDS encoding MerR family transcriptional regulator, whose amino-acid sequence MKISELARRTGLAPSAIRFYEDRDMFSPGQVNRLANGYRDYTPQAQRRVELILAGRAAGFSLTQMRERMTHWETMSDGERAALLEEQLAVIDGRLRELTSARATVRDALETLRGRGAAQ is encoded by the coding sequence GTGAAGATCAGCGAACTGGCCCGTCGGACAGGACTGGCGCCGTCGGCGATCCGTTTCTACGAGGACCGGGACATGTTCAGTCCTGGCCAGGTGAACCGGCTGGCCAATGGCTACCGCGACTACACCCCACAGGCGCAGCGCAGGGTGGAACTGATTCTCGCGGGCCGGGCGGCCGGGTTCTCGCTGACGCAGATGCGGGAGCGCATGACGCATTGGGAAACCATGAGCGACGGCGAGCGTGCGGCACTTCTCGAGGAACAACTCGCGGTCATCGACGGGCGGCTGCGAGAACTCACGAGCGCCCGCGCCACCGTGCGGGACGCGTTGGAGACGCTGCGGGGGAGAGGCGCCGCCCAGTAG
- a CDS encoding DUF3592 domain-containing protein → MAESMDKRRWASVITIAVILVLFAGGAVALIWPQFHQKSQQHLTLKATATVVDKQLRPKTGMPSRDYALTYTYVVDGHTYRSSANSTDGEISGAAFTVCVDPARPELNAPLLAGAACGDTSLGKWTVTAKRID, encoded by the coding sequence GTGGCCGAATCCATGGATAAGCGCCGCTGGGCTTCTGTCATCACCATCGCTGTCATTCTCGTGCTCTTCGCGGGTGGAGCCGTGGCGCTGATTTGGCCACAATTCCATCAGAAGTCTCAGCAGCATCTCACGCTGAAGGCCACCGCCACGGTGGTCGACAAGCAACTGCGCCCCAAGACCGGAATGCCGAGTCGTGACTACGCTCTGACGTACACGTATGTCGTGGACGGGCACACCTACCGCTCCTCTGCGAATTCAACCGATGGAGAGATCTCGGGTGCTGCGTTCACCGTGTGCGTCGATCCGGCCCGCCCCGAGTTGAATGCTCCACTGCTCGCCGGCGCGGCATGCGGCGACACGAGTCTCGGGAAGTGGACGGTCACGGCGAAGAGGATCGATTGA